Genomic DNA from Rhodoferax mekongensis:
GTACCAACACCCGCATCAAAGGCTGGATGGGGCGTGCCGACCAAACCACCAAGGTGCGAGGCATGTTTGTGCACCCCAAGCAGGTGGATGAAGTGGCCAAGCGTTTCCCTGAAGTGCACAAGGCCCGTTTGGTGGTCAGCGGTGAAATGGCCAATGACCAGATGACCCTGATGCTGGAGGTTGCAGGTCAACCCGAAGGCCTGGCGCAGCGTGTGGCGGATGCGGTGCGCGATGTGACCAAGCTGCGTGGGGATGTGCAACTGTTGTCTCCGGGCAGCCTGCCCAATGACGGCAAAGTCATCGAAGACGCACGCAGTTACCGCTGAGCTGGAGGCCCGCTGTTGCGGGCCTCAGGGTTTTCCCGAGCTGTTGAACACCACAGTTCCCCCCCGCGCCGGACCCGATAACCTTGCTTCTGCGGGAATGCTCATTCTCATTTTTAATAGCCCCGCGAGCTAGGTGCTTACCACATGACACGGTCACGTGGGGCGGGCTAGACTGCATCCATTAACCAGGAGACAAACCATGAAAAAACTACTCGTTGCGACGGCGGCCATGTTCTCGATTTCCGCCTTCGCACAGGCATATCCCTCCAAGCCCATCACCATCGTGGTGCCGTTTGCTGCCGGCGGTCCCACCGACCGCGTAGCCCGCGACCTGGCTGAATCACTGCGCAAGCAGCTGGGTGATGTGAGCATCATCATCGACAACGCAGCGGGTGCAGGCAGCTCTATCGGCTCCAGCAAAGTGGCCAAGGCCGCGCCGGACGGCTATACCCTGCTGTTGAACCACATCGCCATGGGCACCATGCCCGGCTTGTTGCGCAACATGCCCTTCAAGGTCGAGTCTGACTTCGAATATCTGGGCATGATCAACGATGTGCCCATGACCCTGATCGGCAAGCCCGACCTGCCTGCCAAGACCTACAAGGAACTCACCACCTGGATCGGCCAGAACGTCGGCAAGATCAACCTGGGTAACGCCGGTATCGGTTCTGCGTCTCACCTGTGCGGTTTGCTGTTCCAGAACGCCATCAAGGTCGACATGACGACCGTGCCTTACAAAGGCACCGCCCCTGCGATGACCGACCTGATCGGTGGCCAGATCGACCTGATGTGCGACCAGACCACCAACACCAGCCAGCAGATCGAAGGCAAGAAAGTGAATGCTTACGCGGTCACTACTGCCAAGCCTTTGACGACCGCTGCTTTGAAGAGCCTGCCCACACTGCAAAGCCAGGGTCTGTCCAACTTCGAAGTGACCATCTGGCACGGCCTGTATGCCCCCAAAGGCACACCCGCTGACATTCAGGCCAAGCTCAACACCGCTTTGAAGGCGGCGTTGAAAGATGCTGATTTCATCAAGAAGCAAGAAGCGCTGGGTGCCGTGGTGGTGACTGACAAGCGTGTCGAACCTGCGGAGCACAAGAAGTTCGTGGCGGCTGAAATCGCCAAGTGGACCCCCATCATCAAGGCCGCCGGCGTCTACGCTGACTGATCTGGCCTGAAACCTGTCTGACCCGCTCGCCGGGTCAGACACCCCAAGTGATGTCCTTGCCCGCAGCCATGCTGCGGCGGGCCATGTCCAGCAAGGGCGTGGCCCGTTGGCGCAAGCTCACACCGGTCGGGGTCGTGTCTTCCCCTTTTTCTTGTGCCTCCAAGTCAGCTTGGGCGCGTTGGGCCTCCTCTTTGGCGATGGCTTCTTCGAGCGCGCTGATGGCAACGGGCATGTCTGCAGCCAGCAAGATGCCTTTGCGCAAGCTCTCTTCGCCGGTGCGCCCCCACAGCGCCAGAATCTGCCGGCCATTGGGTTCCAGCATGATGACGTCGCTGGCTACTTTGGATTTGAATTTGTAAAGCATGGCGGAGCCCGCAGTGGTTTTATGATGCCGTTCACTGCAAATGCAGCACCCACAGCATACTGACAAGAGGAACACCCATGGCGGACTTACACATACTGCGCGAACACAGCCTGGGCTTTGCTGCTGCGCGCAAAATTGCCTTTCAGTGGGCCGAACAGGCTGAACAGGATTTCGACATGGAGTGCACCTATGTCGAGGGCGAGGGGCTGGATGAAGTGATCTTCAAGCGCTCGGGAGTTAGCGGCATGTTGCAAGTGAGCGATTCGAAGTTCGAACTCAGCGCCAAGCTCGGCTTTTTGCTCGGGGCTTTCAAAGACAAGATTGAGGCAGAGATTGTCAAAAACCTCGATCAACTGCTCAAGCCCAAAGCGGCTGCCAAATCCGGGGCGAAAAAAAAATAGCGTGATGTGCTACTTTTTTGATAGCTGCCCGCACATGCTGCGCGGGCGCCAAGAGCTGATTTAGCTCAAGGATTCGATCAGGTCGATGTACTGCTGCATGGCGTCATCGTTGCTGGTGCCTTTGAAACCATTCCAGGCATCCCATTTGGCACGGCCCACCATGTCGGCGAAACCGGGCTTCTTTTCGGTGTTGTCACCCGCAGTGGCTTGCTTGTAGAGGGCGTAAATCTTGAGTAGGGTGCCGTTGTCAGGGCGCTCGCTCAGGTTTTTGGAATTGGCAACAGCGGCTTCGAAAGCGGCTTTCAGATCGGCCATGGTTTTCTCCGTTCGGGTTTGTGCAAGGAACTAGGGGGAACACCCAATGCAAGCAGGTGCTTCACCCGTATCTTAAGCGGCGTTTTGCCCCCAGAATAGGCGTTCGCCCCCATACCTGTTCTGTCCGGAGAATCCATGGTCACCCGCGTCATTGCAAAGAACGTTGCCGACAAGGCCCGCAACCCCGTATCCAATGCGGCACCCTCCGTGGCACCGGTTGCCAAGAAGGTGGTGCGTCGGACCCGCAAGTTAGCCGGAGCCGTGCAGAAAAATGTGGCGGATGCCGTGATCGGCACCCTGGGCCTGAATGGCGAACGCATGTCCAAGGTGGACACGGCCTGGTTGCGCATGGATTCCAGCTCCAACCTCATGATGATTGTGGGCGTGTGGGTCACCCAACCCGGCTTGCCACTGGCAGACCTGAAGCAGCGTGTGGAAGATCGGCTGTTGAAGTACCCCCGGTTCAAACAGCGCGTGGTGGAAGACGCTGCCGGGGCCAGTTGGGTGGAGGATGCCAACTTCGATATCGACCGGCATGTGGTAACTGAGACATTGGCCAAAAAGCCGCGCGGCCGCGAGCAGGAGGCCCTGCAGGAGCGACTGGCTGCCCTGACCATGGAGCCGCTGGATCGCAGCCGGCCGCTCTGGCAGTTCCATTTGGTAGAGAACTACAAAGGCGGTTCTGCCTTGATGGTGCGCATTCACCATTGCATTGCAGATGGCATTGCCCTGATTTCAGTAACCCAATCCTTGGTGGACGGCGGCAGCCCGCCACCGCAACGCCGCAGCAAACCTGAGCGTGCCCAAGGGCTGGATGGCGCAGAGGAGTGGTTGAGCGACGCCTTGCTCAAGCCCCTGACCCACATGGCCGTGAAGGCCTTGGGAGCGGCCGGGGATGGCGCGGTGAAGTCCATGTCGCTGTTGATGGAGCCGCAGAAGGGCATGGAGTCGGGCATGCACAGCTCGGTCGACATGGCAAAGATGGCCTACCAGGTGGTGAGTGACTTGGCCGCTTTAGCTTTGATGCCCGACGATTCGCCCACGCGGCTCAAAGGGCAGCCCGGGCATGCAAAGCGTGTGGCGTGGTGCGCGCCCTTGCCGCTGGAAGAAGTGAAAGCGGTGGGCAAGGCCTTGAATTGCTCCATCAATGATGTGTTGCTGAGTTGCGTGGCGGGTGCGATTGGAGAGTACTTGCGCGAGCAAGGCGATGCGGTAGCCGGCAAGGAAATCCGCGCCATGGTGCCGGTGAACCTGCGGCCACTGGAGCATGCCTACAAGTTGGGCAACCAGTTCGGCTTGGCCCCTCTGGTGCTGCCCATTGGCCTGGAAAACCCGGTTGAGCGGGTGTATGAAGTCCGCACCCGCATGCGAGGCCTCAAGGGCAGCATGCAGCCTCTGCTGGCCTTCGGCCTGTTGGCGGTGGCAGGTTTGCTGATCAAGCCTGCCCAGGATGCCCTTTTGAGCCTGTTCTCCAAAAAGACCACGGCTGTCATGACCAATGTGCCGGGTCCGCGCGAGAAGCTCAAAATCTGCGGCGCCACGATTGAGGAAAACCTGTTCTGGGTGCCCCAGAGCGGATCCGTGGGCCTGGGTGTGTCCATCCTGAGTTACGGCGGAGGGGTACAGTTCGGCGTGGTGACGGATGCGACCTTGTGCCCGGATCCCCAGAAAATCATCGACCAGTTCGAGCCGGAATTTGCCAAGCTCTCCATGCTGACGCTGATGTTGCCCTGGGGCGACTGATCAGCTCGCCAGTTCGGCCTGAACTTGGAGCACCCCAAGGTGCTCCATCGCGTCCAGAGGCTGTACGGCTGCAGCTTGTTCATAGAGGCACATGGCCTCGGATTCAAACTGCTCGATATCGAGCATGAGCAAGCCACGTGCGTATTCAGTCAACGCGATGGCAGCGCGTGGAATGAGCGCCAAGCCCGTGCGGAAATGGTGCAAGGCGGTTTCGCGCTTGGCGCCATAAGTTATGTTGCCGATCATGGCGCCCACCTTGTCGATCACCTCGGCATGGAACGAGCCCAATGCAATATGTGCATCTGCATGGCGCGGGTTCAAAGCGATGGCGGTTTCGAAAGCAGTTTTGATTTTTTCGCCATAACCCTTGACAAGCGCTTGCGCCACACTGGTGCTCTGGCTGTAGCGGCCCAAGGCATAGCCATAAAAGTAGTGCGCATTGGGGTTGCCGGGCTCTGCCGCCATGTGGGCTTTTGCGCGCTCTGCGGTATCGAAATACAAATTCAAGCGGGCGGCTTCGTTGCGCTCCAAGTAGTCCGCTTGGATCAGGCACGCCTTGTTCATCACGGCGTAGCCGGCCGGGCCTAGCAAACGCCCTGCGCGGAACGCTGCTTCGAACTCGCCGCAGTGATACAGGACCCAAGCCTGCAACACCTCGGGGTCTAGGGGCAGGGGTTCCTGATCACCATCGTGCAGGCGCGCCCAGTGGTTTTGCAGGTTCTCGCTGTCAAACAGGTGCTGATGCACGTAGGGGAAAGGGTCCCAGACCGGAGTGTCGTGCATCAGGAGCTGGTGTAGGCACCGCTGAGTTGCAGCAAATGACTGCGTTGCTGGGCTTCAAGGTAGGGGACCAGAAGGTTGAGCACATGTTGACCGCCGCGCAGCAAGGCAGCTTGCGCGCTTTCCGGCTCCAGGGCGTTGCGCGGGTCGCGCACATATTCAAAACTCAGCCAGTACGTGAGGACTACCACCATGCTGGTGGCAGTGGGCTCCATTTCGCGCACATCCATGCGCAAGGCGCCTGCGCGAGCCATGGACTCGAGCATGGCGCGTATTGAGCGGGTTTTGTTCTTCAGCACGCTTTGGAAGTGGGTTTCCAGACGCCTGTTTTTGCTGAGAAGGTCGTTCAGATCGCGGTACAAAAAGCGGTACTGCCAGATCAGCTCGAACAGCGTGTGCATGAAAAACCAGGCGTCTTCCACATCCCGGACGTTGTCACTGGCGTTAAGCACCTCGTTCAGTGAACGTTCGTAGCGGTCAAACAGGGAGTTGATCAGCTCGTCTTTGGCCGGGTAGTGGTAATACAAATTCCCCGGGCTGATGCCGAGTTCTGCCGAAATCAGCGTGGTCGATACATTCGGCTCCCCGAAGCGGTTGAATAGCTCCAGGGTGGTTTCCAATATCCGCTCGGCAGTACGCCGCGGCGCTTTTTTAACCATGGGTCAGTGCCTCAGCAGTGTCTCGTGGCGAACCACGTGTGAAAGATCTTCCATAACGTCCTGCAATGTACCCAAGGCTTGCCCCAAACGGGAGGGGGATTTCCTCGGGGCGCACAGGTGGCGCTTGGGGTCGTCCAGCACATCATGCCGCAGTTGAATGCCATGGCGGTGCAGTTGTGCGGACAAGCCCGTTTTGCGAGAGCGAAGCAGTTGACGGGTTTGCTGGTACGCGTGCTCGGCGAGTTGCCTGCGTTGGGCGTAGCTGAAAGTGTTGGCCAGATACAGCTCCGGGTCCCGATGGTCCGGTTCGATCAAAACGATGTCAGTGTCAGGGTATGCATGGGCATAGTGTTTCATGCCCAGCTCCATGCGAGAGTGGATCATGGAGCGGAAAGTCTGACTCAATACCGCCGGCAACCCGCCATCCACGATACGCGGGATGTTGCGCTTTTCTGCCGGGATGCCGGCTTGCATGATCCGTTTGTATTGGGGTGCCGTTGCGTCGAAGGGCACCAAGGGATTCAGGCAAATCAAGAGGTCTGCCCCTTCGTCAAGCGCCACCGAGGCGTGCATGGTCTTCTTCATCGCCCCATCCACGAAATACTGGTCATCAATGGCAACTGGCGGAAACAGCCCCGGCAAGGCAGAGCTGGCTTGCACGGCTTTGGAGATGGAGATGTGATCCCATCCCTTGCTTCCGAATGCGACCGCTTCTGCACTGTCCAAGTGGGTGGCGACCAACGTGAGCTTGCAGGCCAGTTTGCGGAAATCGTTGGTGCGGCCGTCCTGGCTGAACAGTCTCGAGAGTTGTGTATCCACTTGGCTGTTGGAGAAGACGCCGGTCGGCAATGCGGGGGCTAACCGTTCCAGCGCCCGAATGGCAGTAGTGCGTCGCGTCAGCATGTCCCAACCCACTGAAGCCAGCAGGCCCGGCAACATGATGCCGCGCCGCGCCCATTCGTCATACGCAGGCTGCATCAGCCAGGCGGGATCAAAGAAGTCGTTGGAGTCTGCATCCCCTTCAATGAAGGACGCGCAGAGCTGGTGGGGCGTTAAGCCGTTGGCAAGGGCTGCAGCGATAAAGCCGCCAGCAGAAACGCCTACGTAGTGGTCCAGATGATTGAAATCCAAGCCGGCCAAAGAGTCGTGTAGAGCACACAGAGCGCCTACTTCATAAATGGCCCCCAAAGGACCGCCACCAGCGAGTGCCATGGCGATTCGGGGCTTTGTTTGTCGGGCTGCCTTCATGGGGGAAGTGTAGTGTTCAGATGAGGGTATTCATGCTGCGATGCAGCAGTTTCTACGGGCGTAAAAAAGGGCGCCTTTGCGCCCTTGTTCTACCGCTTTGAGCGATCAGTTTTGTGGAGTCGCGTTGCCCTCTGCAGGCACTACCGGCGCTTTGCTCATCGTGGTTTTTTTGCTAGCAGCCTTTTTGGCAGCGGGTTTGGAAGTGGTGGCTTTCTTGGCTGGTGCCTTTTTGGTCACGGCTACTGGCGCAGGCGCGGCCTTCTTCGAGGGAGCTTTTGCGGTTTTGGTTGCCGCAGGTGCTTTGGCAGACAGCTTTTGGACGGTCTTGTTGAGTTCTTCGATGCGCTCAATCAAGGCGCTCACGTCCTTGGCGGAGGGAACGCCCAGCTTGTTCAGGGCTTTGGCGACGCGTTCTTCAAAGATGTTTTCCAACTTATCCCACTGACCGGTGGCTTTGCTGGTGATGTCGTTGGCCATGGTGGACATTTTGGCAGTGGCTTCGTTAATTTTGCCTTCGGCCGCGGCTTGTGTTTTGCGCTGGATGCTCACGCCTTCCTTGACCAATGCTTCGAATGCCTTGCTGCCTTCTGCCTGAGCGCGGGTGAAGGCGCCCAAGCCGGCTTGCCAGATTTGTTGTGCAGAGTCCTTGACCGAAGACGACAACGGAGTGCCGGTAGAAGGAGAGGATTTGCTTTTTTGGATTTTCTTGACCATGAGAACTCCTGATGAGTGTGTGACAGGGTGCACAAGCATATCTGCACCGGCTTGATGCTTACTCTAAGGCCTGTCATGCAGTCTGTGTAGGTGGGCGCCACTAAGGAAAACGCTGAAAGCGTTCCACAATCGCGCAGTCATACGAAAGACTTCGCGGGTTTACGATGAAATCCGCAGCGCCAAAAACCGTCAGAATTATTCGATTAACAGGAGCATGTATGCGGTATTTCGTCACAGGGGCTACAGGGTTTATCGGCAAACGTCTAGTGAAAAAATTGTTGCAGCGCAAGGGTGCGACAGTGCACTTCCTGATTCGCAAAGAAAGCGAAGATAAAGTCGCCGACCTGCGTGAGTTCTGGGCGGTGTCCGACGCCAAATCGGCGGGGCGGGTTGTCCCGGTATTCGGTGATCTGACGGGCAAGAAGCTGGGCGTTAGTGCAGACGCCATCAAAGCCCTCAAAGGACAAGTTGACCACTTCTATCACCTCGCCGCGGTGTATGACTTGGAGGCTGACGAAGAGTCGCAAATTGCCGTCAACGTCGAAGGAACCCGGAATACCGTGGAATTTGCCAAGGCTATCGATGCAGGGCACTTCCACCATGTGTCTTCGATCGCAGCTGCAGGCCTGTATGAAGGCGTATTTCGTGAAGACATGTTCGATGAGGCGGAGAACTACGAACACCCGTACTTCATGACCAAGCATGAAAGTGAGAAGATTGTTCGCAAGGAATGCAAGGTTCCTTGGTCGGTGTACCGCCCGGCCATGGTGGTCGGCGACAGCCAGACCGGTGAAATGGACAAGATTGATGGGCCGTATTACTTTTTCAAACTGATTCAGCGCATGCGGCAGTTGCTTCCGCCATGGATGCCGTCCATTGGTTTGGAAGGGGGGCGGGTCAACATCGTCCCCGTAGATTTTGTCGTTGATGCTTTGAACGTTATCAGCCACAAGCAGGGCATTGCCAAGCAGTGCTACCACTTGGTGGATCCGGTGGGCTACCGGGTAGGCGACGTACTGGACATCTTCAGCAAGGCGGCCCATGCCCCAAAGATGAATATCTTTGTGAATGCCGCCCTCTTGGGATTCATTCCACGCAGCGTGACAAAGAGTCTGATGGGACTCGCGCCTGTACGTCGGGTTCGGAACGCGATCATGAAGGACCTGAGCCTGCCGGAAGACATGCTCACCTTTATCAACTACCCCACACGCTTTGACTGCCGTGATTCTTTGGCGATGTTGAAGGGTTCTGGCGTTGAATGCCCCAACTTGAAAGACTACGCATGGCGTTTGTGGGATTACTGGGAGCGCCACCTGGACCCCGACCTGCATATCGACCGTTCCCTGCGCGGAACCGTGGGCGGCAAAGTGGTGTTGGTGACTGGGGGCTCATCGGGCATCGGTCTGGCAGCTGCGCACAAGTTTGCCGAGGCTGGCGCGACTACGATCATTTGTGGTCGGGACCTGGACAAGCTTGAAGAGGCCTGTAAGGAGGCCAAGTCAAAGGGCTACAGCTTTGTTGCCTACCCGGCGGATATTGCCGACATGGCGGACTGCGACCGGTTTGTGAAAGTGCTGATCGAGAACCACGGGGGCGTGGACTTCCTGATCAACAACGCGGGCCGCTCCATCCGCCGCGCTATCGAGTCTAGTTACGACCGTTTTCACGACTTTGAGCGCACGATGCAGCTCAATTACTTCGGATGTCTGCGCGTGACCATGGGCTTGTTGCCGGGTATGGTGGCCAAGAAAAAGGGGCACATCGTGAACATCAGCTCGATTGGCGTTCTGACCAATGCGCCTCGCTTTAGCGCCTATGTGGCATCCAAAGCCGCTTTGGATGCTTGGACCCGTTGCGCATCCAGTGAGTTCGCAGACCAAGGCATCAGCTTCACCACTATCAACATGCCCTTGGTGCGCACACCGATGATTGCGCCAACGGGCATTTACAACAATGTGCCGACCTTGTCCCCTGAACAAGCTGCCGACATGGTGGCGGATGCCTGCATCAGCAAACCTGTGCGAATCGCCACGCGTTTGGGTATCACCGGGCAGGTAATGCATGCCCTAGTGCCCCGCATCGCCCAGATCGCCATGAACACCAGCTTCCGTATGTTCCCTGATTCCTCCGCGGCCAAGGGTGCCAAGCCAGGGGAGAAGGCGAAGTTGTCACCGGAGGCGATTGCGATGCAGCAAATGATGCGGGGGATACACTTCTGATCGATTGGGGCTAGTCTGCACTTGGGGATGGCTGCTTAGAATGCCAGCCACATGTATCTACCCCTTGCCCGCCCTTATACCCAGCCTGCCTTGGGTCGCACCTCTGGTGCACTCATTGGGAGTCAATCGTGACCATACTTGTGACCGGGAGTGCCGGTTTCATTGGTTTTCACGTATGCCAGCGTCTGTTGAGCCAGGGGAATTTAGTCGTTGGTATTGATAATCTCAATGACTACTATGACGTGGGGCTCAAGGAGAGTCGACTCAAGCTGTTGATGGCACATGACAACTTCCGCTTTCGCAAACTGGACGTTGCCGATCGGCCCGACATGGCCGACTTGTTTCAACAAGAGGCGCCCACCCGTGTGGTCCATCTGGCTGCTCAGGCGGGGGTGCGGTATTCGCTGCAAAACCCCCACGCCTATGTGGACTCGAATCTGGCCGGGTTTGTCAACATCCTGGAGGGTTGCCGCTACGGCGCGGTTGAGCATCTGGTCTACGCGAGTAGTTCCAGTGTTTATGGAGGAAATACCAAGCTGCCTTTTTCCGAGCAGGACAGTGTGGATCATCCCATTAGCTTATATGCCGCGACCAAGAAGGCCAATGAGTTGATGGCGCACACCTACAGCCATTTGTTCAATGTGCCGACGACAGGCTTGCGGTTCTTCACGGTGTACGGCCCTTGGGGGCGCCCTGATATGGCCTTGTTTCTGTTTACCAAGGCCATTTTGGAGGGGCGTGCCATTGACGTGTTCAATCAAGGTCAAATGGTGCGGGACTTCACCTTTATCGATGACATCGTGGAAGGCGTGGTGAGGGTGCTTGACAAACGAGCCGCCCCCGCATCACAAGCGGGAGGCGCACCTTACCGCGTATTCAATATTGGAAATAACCAGCCAACGCCCTTGATGGCCTATATCGAGGCCATCGAAAAGTCTCTGGGTCGAGTTGCGGTAAAAAACTACTTGCCGATGCAGCCCGGAGATGTCCCGGCAACCTTTGCGGATACGGACGCACTGAACCAGTGGGTTGGATTCAAGCCCAGCACCTCTGTAGAGCTCGGGGTTCAGCGTTTCGTTGATTGGTATCAGGATTACTATTCAGTGGCAGTGCGCGCCCACGTAGCGTCGTGAAGGGCAGCGAATGAATATTCTATTGACCGGTGGTGCTGGATATATTGGCAGCCATACCGCTGTTTCACTGATTGAAGCCGGGCATCACGCGGTTATTTATGACAACTTCAGCAACAGCAGTCCGACGGTTGTGTGTTGTATTGAGGAAATCACCAAAACAACAGTCCCTGTCATTGCTGGCGATATTCTGGATACCGCGCGCTTGACCGAAGTGCTTCAGAAGCACGCGGTGGATGCCGTGATTCATTTTGCCGGGCTAAAAGCAGTAGGGGAGTCGGTCAAAGCCCCAGTTGCTTACTATGCCAACAATGTGCAGGGCACCATCAGTCTGTTGCAAGCTATGCAGGTGGCCCATGTCAAGAGCCTGATTTTCAGCTCCAGTGCCACCGTCTATGGTGTTCCGCAGTATCTGCCCTTGGATGAGGCACACCCGACTGGAGCGGTCAACCCGTATGGGCGTAGCAAACTGCATATTGAAGAGATGTTGCAGGATGTCGCGAATTCGGACGCCGCGTGGCGGATTGCATGCTTGCGGTACTTTAATCCAGTGGGCGCGCATGCGTCGGCCTTGATTGGGGAGAGTCCGCGTGGTGTGCCCAATAACCTGATGCCCTATGTTGTGCAGGTGGCTTGCGGCAGACTTCCAAGCGTGAGTGTGTATGGCTCGGATTACCCCACTTCCGATGGCACTGGCGTGCGGGACTACATCCATGTAGTCGATCTGGCGCAGGGGCATGTGGCCGCGTTGGACTTTTTGGAGGCTCACCCGGGGTGGAATGCCTTCAACCTTGGGACGGGGCGTGGCTACAGTGTTCTGGAGGTTCTGCGTGCGTTTGAGCAGGTGTGTGGGTTTTCGATCCAGCATTCCATAGTGGCTCGACGGCCGGGAGATGTCGCCGCTGCTTATGCAAAAACGGACGCGGCTAGGCAGTTGATGGGCTGGAGTGCATCGAGGGATATCCACGAAATGTGCGCCAGTGCCTGGCGTTTCGCTCGAATACAGCCTGGATCGGTCGAGTCCACATGAATTGGTCGCGCATCTTTCGGTTGGCTCGCGAAATGGGCT
This window encodes:
- the galE gene encoding UDP-glucose 4-epimerase GalE; translated protein: MNILLTGGAGYIGSHTAVSLIEAGHHAVIYDNFSNSSPTVVCCIEEITKTTVPVIAGDILDTARLTEVLQKHAVDAVIHFAGLKAVGESVKAPVAYYANNVQGTISLLQAMQVAHVKSLIFSSSATVYGVPQYLPLDEAHPTGAVNPYGRSKLHIEEMLQDVANSDAAWRIACLRYFNPVGAHASALIGESPRGVPNNLMPYVVQVACGRLPSVSVYGSDYPTSDGTGVRDYIHVVDLAQGHVAALDFLEAHPGWNAFNLGTGRGYSVLEVLRAFEQVCGFSIQHSIVARRPGDVAAAYAKTDAARQLMGWSASRDIHEMCASAWRFARIQPGSVEST